From Phycisphaerae bacterium, a single genomic window includes:
- the murD gene encoding UDP-N-acetylmuramoyl-L-alanine--D-glutamate ligase, whose product MRSIDLTDSRVVVMGLGRFGGGIGVTRWLVAQGARVTVTDKESAESLRHSIEQLSDLPVTYHLGGHLDSDLERCDLLVVSPAVNKAQSEYVRKAVERGIPLSSEMNLFVERCPARRIIGVTGSAGKSTTTAMVGSIASACAQAGRVPAVWMGGNIGHSLLNDLHQMTADDLVVLELSSFQLEDVAMVPWSPSHAVITNIKPNHLDRHVTMEAYTAAKMNIVRFQKPDGLAFVSAADEPLAEEVRKAGAGSRLRRFEFDPAFRKALRVPGRHNQDNAAAAVAVSRSVGIPDDLIARGLSQFTGLPHRLELVGEYNGVQYYNDSKSTTPESALIALNAFSAPVVMMIGGGDKGMSFDEMCRQIVQKAKGVVCYGATGPKLFDLAGRFAAASTPSARVEKARSFEEALTVAKAMAEPGDVVVMSPACTSYDMFTNYEQRGERFREIVRSFAT is encoded by the coding sequence ATGAGAAGCATCGATCTCACGGACAGTCGCGTGGTGGTAATGGGCCTGGGTCGCTTCGGCGGGGGGATCGGAGTCACCCGCTGGCTGGTGGCCCAGGGGGCGCGGGTGACGGTAACCGACAAGGAGTCGGCCGAATCGCTTCGCCACAGTATCGAACAACTGAGCGATCTGCCGGTGACGTACCATCTGGGAGGACATCTGGATTCAGACCTCGAACGTTGTGATCTGCTGGTGGTCAGCCCGGCGGTCAACAAGGCCCAATCGGAGTATGTCCGCAAGGCCGTCGAACGCGGAATCCCGCTCAGCAGCGAGATGAACCTGTTTGTCGAACGATGCCCGGCGAGGCGCATTATTGGTGTCACCGGTTCGGCAGGCAAGAGCACCACGACGGCGATGGTCGGTTCGATCGCCTCGGCCTGTGCCCAGGCGGGTCGGGTGCCGGCCGTGTGGATGGGCGGCAACATCGGCCATTCCTTGCTGAACGATCTGCACCAAATGACCGCCGACGACCTGGTCGTACTCGAACTGTCGAGCTTTCAGCTCGAAGACGTCGCCATGGTGCCGTGGAGTCCTTCCCACGCCGTCATTACAAATATCAAGCCCAATCATCTGGATCGCCATGTCACCATGGAGGCCTACACAGCCGCCAAAATGAACATTGTTCGTTTCCAGAAACCGGACGGCCTGGCGTTCGTCAGCGCCGCCGATGAGCCGCTGGCGGAAGAGGTCCGAAAGGCCGGTGCCGGCTCGCGCTTGCGACGGTTTGAGTTCGATCCTGCGTTCAGGAAAGCCCTGCGAGTTCCGGGTCGGCATAACCAGGACAACGCCGCCGCCGCCGTCGCCGTGTCCCGTTCCGTGGGAATACCCGACGACCTGATCGCCCGCGGCCTGTCACAATTCACCGGTTTGCCGCACCGGTTGGAGCTGGTCGGGGAATACAACGGCGTGCAATACTACAACGATTCCAAGTCGACTACGCCGGAATCCGCCCTGATCGCCCTGAACGCCTTCTCCGCACCGGTGGTAATGATGATCGGCGGTGGCGACAAGGGCATGTCATTTGATGAGATGTGCCGCCAGATCGTGCAGAAGGCCAAAGGGGTGGTTTGCTACGGAGCGACCGGTCCCAAGTTGTTCGATTTGGCCGGCCGATTCGCCGCGGCCTCGACGCCCTCGGCACGCGTGGAAAAGGCCCGCAGCTTCGAAGAAGCCCTGACGGTCGCCAAGGCGATGGCTGAACCCGGTGACGTCGTGGTGATGTCTCCTGCTTGCACCAGCTACGACATGTTCACGAACTACGAGCAGCGGGGCGAGCGGTTCCGCGAAATCGTCCGATCCTTTGCCACTTGA
- a CDS encoding flagellar basal body P-ring protein FlgI, translating into MRRVDARSRESVMKGEKRVFRLLATALIVGLAVPAAMAVKIGDITHLQGSRVNRLVGYGLVVGLNGTGDGGSYMPAMQALAKAHERFANPVVTLQELKNVKNVAIVLVEASLPRDGAREGERIDVQVSSIGAAKSLLGGRLLVTPLVGPHPQDTRGAMALASGPLHVEDPALPTVAKIVQGATLEQDWIHNYVALGRELAIARNRDAGQSLAWLRPDEPYVTLVIDESVAGWGVANTIAQAINADVAISAGAADDPAAQIAVACDPRTVAVRLPEAERNDPAAFLARLEILDLFMQFAEARVTINRRTGTIVMTGDVEIAPAVISHKGLTVETLVPEPAPTPENPRVVRQEFVGLDPGHKGGAKLADLLDALNRLQVPAADKIAIIDQLKKTGKLYATVVEEQ; encoded by the coding sequence ATGCGGCGGGTGGATGCGAGATCGAGAGAGTCAGTGATGAAGGGCGAGAAACGCGTATTCCGGCTTCTGGCAACGGCCCTGATTGTGGGTCTGGCTGTGCCCGCCGCCATGGCGGTCAAGATCGGCGATATCACGCATTTGCAGGGCTCGCGGGTCAACCGCTTGGTAGGCTACGGGCTGGTGGTCGGCCTGAACGGCACTGGCGACGGCGGTAGCTACATGCCAGCGATGCAGGCCCTGGCCAAGGCCCACGAGCGATTCGCCAATCCGGTGGTCACTCTGCAGGAACTGAAGAATGTCAAAAACGTGGCCATTGTTCTGGTCGAGGCTTCTCTACCGCGCGACGGAGCCCGCGAAGGGGAGCGCATCGACGTGCAGGTGAGTAGCATCGGGGCGGCCAAGAGCCTGCTCGGCGGCCGCCTGCTGGTTACCCCCTTGGTCGGTCCCCATCCGCAGGACACGCGCGGGGCAATGGCCTTGGCGTCCGGACCGCTGCATGTCGAAGATCCCGCCCTTCCGACCGTCGCGAAAATCGTGCAGGGCGCCACGCTCGAACAGGACTGGATCCACAACTACGTTGCCCTGGGAAGAGAACTCGCAATCGCCCGAAATCGTGATGCCGGTCAGAGCCTGGCCTGGCTCCGTCCCGATGAGCCCTACGTCACGCTGGTCATCGATGAGAGTGTCGCCGGATGGGGCGTCGCCAACACCATTGCCCAGGCGATCAATGCGGACGTGGCGATCAGCGCCGGTGCGGCCGACGATCCCGCCGCCCAGATCGCCGTGGCCTGCGATCCGCGAACCGTCGCGGTTCGCCTTCCGGAAGCGGAACGAAACGACCCGGCCGCGTTTCTGGCACGCCTGGAAATCCTCGATCTCTTCATGCAGTTCGCCGAGGCCCGCGTCACGATCAACCGGAGAACCGGAACCATCGTCATGACCGGCGACGTGGAAATCGCGCCGGCCGTCATTTCGCACAAAGGCCTGACGGTCGAGACGTTGGTACCCGAACCTGCTCCGACGCCTGAGAATCCGAGAGTGGTCAGGCAGGAGTTTGTCGGTCTTGACCCCGGGCACAAGGGCGGCGCGAAGCTCGCGGACTTGCTCGACGCACTGAACCGGCTTCAGGTGCCGGCCGCCGACAAGATCGCGATCATCGATCAATTGAAGAAGACGGGCAAGTTGTACGCCACGGTCGTTGAGGAGCAGTAG
- a CDS encoding Gfo/Idh/MocA family oxidoreductase has translation MDKQERIGRRNVLKCSAAGLAALSALSGAMSGCNAKSERPAVAPKQQSRTPPGERVVVGVIGTGGLGLGHHIRGCLLPNDNFEVAAVCDVDRNHRDAAARMVMEKTGKRVAAYEDFRHLIDRKDIDAVLIATPDHWHTIPAIMAAEAGKDIYCEKPLTLTVNEGKALVAAVRRYGVVFQTGSQQRSDNAFRKACELVRSGAIGKLKRIDTVLHPVPKGQWQPVTTPPPSLNWNFWLGQAPYVDYSPNRVHYQFRWFYDYSGGVMTDWGAHHNDIAQWANGTDGTGPVWVDGTRATFAESGMHTVPLTFDVHYKYANGVELWCHTNDQTYDDGTKFGNGVKFTGENGWIFVARGNRLQASDPDILDVEPAVKLYNSSNHHRNWLDCIRSRQRCICDVEIGHRSVSICHIGNISMRLGRALNWDPATEQFVADEAANRMLSRPMRAPWHL, from the coding sequence GTGGACAAACAAGAACGAATCGGACGACGCAATGTGCTGAAATGCTCGGCTGCGGGGTTGGCCGCTCTGTCGGCCTTGTCCGGAGCCATGTCCGGCTGCAACGCGAAGTCGGAAAGACCGGCTGTGGCTCCCAAGCAACAAAGCCGGACGCCACCCGGCGAACGGGTCGTGGTGGGTGTCATCGGTACGGGCGGACTTGGGTTGGGACACCACATTCGGGGTTGTCTCCTGCCCAATGATAACTTCGAGGTTGCGGCGGTCTGCGACGTCGACCGCAACCACCGCGATGCCGCGGCCAGGATGGTAATGGAAAAAACCGGCAAGCGGGTCGCTGCTTACGAAGATTTTCGGCACCTCATCGATCGCAAGGACATCGATGCCGTGCTGATCGCCACGCCGGATCATTGGCACACCATCCCCGCGATCATGGCCGCTGAAGCGGGCAAGGACATTTATTGTGAGAAGCCGTTGACCCTGACCGTCAACGAAGGAAAGGCCTTGGTCGCCGCCGTGCGCCGATACGGTGTGGTCTTTCAGACGGGCAGCCAACAGCGGTCGGACAACGCCTTCCGAAAGGCCTGTGAGCTGGTCCGCAGCGGGGCGATTGGCAAGCTCAAGAGAATCGACACCGTTCTCCATCCTGTTCCCAAGGGGCAGTGGCAACCGGTAACCACCCCTCCGCCCAGCCTCAACTGGAACTTCTGGCTCGGCCAGGCCCCATATGTCGACTACTCGCCCAACCGCGTCCATTACCAGTTCCGCTGGTTTTACGACTACAGTGGTGGTGTCATGACTGACTGGGGTGCTCATCACAACGATATCGCCCAGTGGGCCAACGGCACGGACGGCACCGGGCCGGTTTGGGTCGACGGAACCCGCGCTACCTTTGCTGAAAGCGGTATGCACACCGTTCCCTTGACCTTCGACGTTCACTACAAGTACGCCAACGGCGTTGAGCTCTGGTGCCACACCAATGACCAGACCTACGACGACGGAACGAAGTTCGGCAACGGCGTGAAGTTCACCGGCGAAAACGGGTGGATCTTTGTTGCTCGGGGCAATCGCCTTCAGGCCTCGGATCCGGACATCCTGGACGTCGAGCCCGCCGTCAAACTCTACAACAGCAGCAACCATCACCGGAATTGGCTCGACTGTATCAGGAGCCGGCAGCGCTGCATCTGCGACGTGGAAATCGGGCATCGTTCGGTGTCGATCTGCCACATCGGCAACATCTCGATGCGGCTCGGCCGGGCGCTCAACTGGGACCCCGCGACCGAGCAGTTCGTCGCGGACGAGGCCGCAAACCGGATGCTCAGCCGGCCGATGCGCGCGCCGTGGCACCTGTGA
- a CDS encoding flagellar protein FlgN produces MTQVKADNLAKELVRLLNDMAGIHEELTVLMRSKLEAIRRADGDAIQSVTVRETALANRLAEREGLRRDLVRNILRELGMSSRKPQNIRMTELAECFAEPRRSRILVATTGLRARLEQIERLSATTRMITTEMLRHMEEIIGVMTSGGPTTGVYSRAGSRETSGRASVFEAVG; encoded by the coding sequence GTGACGCAGGTGAAAGCGGACAACCTGGCAAAAGAGCTCGTTCGCCTCCTGAACGACATGGCGGGCATCCACGAGGAGCTGACGGTGCTGATGCGCAGCAAACTGGAGGCAATACGCCGGGCGGACGGCGATGCGATTCAATCCGTCACCGTTCGCGAAACGGCTCTTGCCAACAGGCTGGCCGAACGCGAGGGGCTTCGCCGCGACCTCGTCCGCAACATTCTTCGAGAGCTCGGAATGAGTTCCCGAAAACCGCAGAACATCAGAATGACCGAACTCGCGGAGTGCTTTGCCGAGCCGCGACGCAGCCGGATCCTCGTCGCGACCACGGGGTTGCGGGCAAGGCTCGAGCAGATCGAACGGCTCAGTGCCACGACCAGGATGATTACCACGGAAATGCTCCGTCATATGGAAGAAATCATTGGGGTAATGACCTCAGGCGGGCCGACGACGGGCGTGTACTCGAGGGCGGGAAGCCGCGAGACCTCCGGTCGGGCAAGCGTGTTCGAGGCGGTGGGATGA
- a CDS encoding DUF2961 domain-containing protein — translation MAAALAAVGFWCAQASAQQAEKFNGLHLSLGNLSRLSDAKTRSISPENFTGEKGKGGMATDGTGKNAARELGQGWKISPSVRIKANTTFTLADIKGSGAIQQIWMTPSGHWRFLILRIYWDGETEPSVEVPVGDFFACGWNMYAQVSSLAVCVNPGSAFNCYWVMPFRQSARLTLENLSDKDETVYYQVNYTLTRVPEDEGYFHAQFRRNNPLPYKQDHVILDGVKGKGHYVGTYMAWQSNNVGWWGEGEIKFFMDGDKEFPTICGTGTEDYFCGSYGFHAKTADGKTEYREYTTPYAGMPQVIRPDGLNESQQRFGLYRWHIMDPVRFESDLKVTMQALGWRSGGRYLPLQDDIASVAYWYQTEPHAPFPKLPDKDGLEVN, via the coding sequence ATGGCTGCTGCATTGGCCGCGGTTGGCTTCTGGTGTGCCCAGGCGTCCGCCCAGCAGGCGGAGAAATTCAACGGCCTCCACTTGAGCTTGGGCAATCTGTCACGATTGTCGGACGCCAAGACCCGCTCAATTTCCCCTGAGAACTTCACCGGCGAGAAGGGCAAGGGCGGCATGGCCACCGATGGGACCGGCAAGAACGCCGCCCGCGAACTCGGCCAGGGCTGGAAAATATCGCCCTCCGTGCGCATCAAGGCCAACACCACTTTCACGTTGGCCGATATCAAGGGTTCGGGGGCGATACAGCAGATCTGGATGACTCCCTCCGGACATTGGCGGTTTCTGATCCTTCGCATCTACTGGGACGGCGAAACCGAGCCGTCGGTCGAGGTGCCCGTCGGCGATTTCTTCGCCTGCGGATGGAACATGTACGCCCAGGTCAGCTCGTTGGCCGTTTGCGTCAATCCGGGCAGCGCGTTCAACTGCTATTGGGTCATGCCGTTTCGCCAGTCGGCCAGGCTGACCCTCGAAAACCTGAGTGACAAGGACGAAACGGTCTATTACCAGGTGAATTACACGCTGACCAGAGTGCCCGAGGACGAAGGCTACTTCCACGCCCAGTTTCGACGCAATAACCCGCTGCCCTACAAGCAGGATCATGTGATCCTCGATGGTGTCAAAGGCAAAGGCCACTATGTCGGGACCTACATGGCCTGGCAGTCGAACAACGTCGGTTGGTGGGGCGAAGGCGAAATCAAGTTCTTCATGGACGGCGACAAGGAGTTCCCGACGATCTGCGGCACCGGAACGGAGGACTACTTCTGTGGCTCCTACGGATTCCACGCCAAAACCGCCGACGGCAAGACCGAATACCGCGAGTACACGACCCCGTATGCGGGTATGCCTCAGGTGATCCGGCCCGACGGCCTCAACGAGTCCCAACAGCGATTCGGCTTGTACCGCTGGCACATCATGGACCCCGTCCGCTTCGAGAGCGACCTGAAAGTGACCATGCAGGCCCTCGGCTGGCGCTCCGGCGGACGATATCTGCCCTTACAGGACGACATTGCCTCCGTGGCCTACTGGTATCAAACCGAGCCGCACGCGCCGTTCCCCAAGCTGCCGGACAAGGACGGCCTGGAGGTCAATTAG
- the flgG gene encoding flagellar basal-body rod protein FlgG: MGITAMYAAATGMKAMDTKLNVVANNLANVGTVGFKRSRTNFEDLMYQTLREPGVKDINDEPNPYGILVGLGAAVSGTQLDFRVGSAEQTDKPLDVMIQGEGFFQVTTYYNGEEIRAYTRAGNFFRNANGQLVLGNTDGSVLEPRITLGEDDREIEIDAAGRVSAIQGAGPDRTDIGQIELARFINPEGLKSIGQNLYVETDASGPPITGNPMENGMGSLQNRMLELSNVEPVRELVDLIFTQRGFELNSQSIQGADEMLRVVANLRR; the protein is encoded by the coding sequence ATGGGTATCACTGCGATGTATGCCGCTGCGACGGGGATGAAGGCGATGGACACGAAGCTCAACGTCGTGGCCAACAACCTCGCCAACGTCGGTACCGTCGGCTTCAAGCGCTCGCGCACGAACTTCGAAGACCTGATGTACCAGACCCTCCGTGAGCCGGGCGTCAAGGACATCAACGATGAGCCCAACCCGTACGGAATCCTGGTCGGACTGGGCGCCGCTGTGTCAGGGACGCAGCTTGATTTCCGCGTGGGCAGCGCGGAGCAGACGGACAAGCCTCTTGACGTCATGATCCAGGGAGAGGGCTTTTTCCAGGTCACCACGTATTACAACGGCGAGGAAATCAGAGCATACACGAGGGCGGGCAATTTCTTCCGCAACGCCAACGGGCAACTCGTGCTCGGCAACACGGACGGCTCGGTGTTGGAGCCTCGGATCACACTGGGTGAGGACGACCGGGAGATCGAGATCGATGCCGCCGGTCGCGTCTCGGCCATTCAGGGCGCCGGCCCCGACCGGACCGACATCGGGCAGATCGAGCTGGCCCGGTTCATCAATCCCGAAGGACTCAAGAGCATCGGTCAGAACCTGTACGTCGAAACCGACGCCTCCGGCCCGCCCATCACCGGTAACCCGATGGAGAACGGTATGGGCAGCCTGCAGAACCGGATGCTCGAATTGAGCAACGTTGAGCCGGTGCGCGAACTGGTGGACCTGATTTTCACGCAGCGGGGCTTCGAGCTGAACTCGCAGTCGATTCAGGGGGCCGACGAGATGCTGCGAGTGGTGGCGAATCTGAGACGGTAG
- a CDS encoding sulfatase: protein MSRKLLSLVAAAAAFLLVSTNDTTGSEVPRTRPSVVFLFADQWRAQAVGYAGDPNAKTPHLDRLAAESVVLTTAVSTCPVCSPYRATLMTGRYPVNNGVFLNDVCLSRDAVSLAQAFAGAGYKTAYIGKWHLDGHGRSSFIPPERRQGFEFWRACECTHNYNHSLFYGDTDEKQFWKGYDADAQTVEAQAYIKAHKNEPFLLVLSWGPPHNPYDTAPERFRRMFRPEDIKLRPNVPPEAQDAARRDLAGYYAHCAALDECVGRIVETLQESGIADNTILVFTSDHGDMLGSHAQIRKQRPWDESILVPFVVSWPKVLGRSGRKLAAPFNSPDIMPTLLGLAGIAIPATVDGEDRSAWLLGKQPDIDRAALISCVAPFGEWIRGKGGREYRGIRTMRYTYVCSLKGPWLLYDNEEDPYQQRNLVGKPELESLQAKLEGWLRAELSRYKDEFLPGEEYIKRWGYKTDAKGTVPYQP, encoded by the coding sequence ATGAGCAGGAAGCTGCTGTCGCTTGTCGCCGCAGCGGCCGCGTTCCTTCTGGTTTCGACGAACGACACCACAGGATCTGAAGTACCCAGGACGCGGCCCAGTGTCGTCTTCCTTTTCGCCGATCAGTGGCGGGCCCAAGCCGTCGGCTATGCGGGGGATCCCAACGCGAAGACGCCTCACCTGGATCGCCTGGCGGCCGAGAGCGTGGTTCTCACGACCGCCGTCTCGACCTGCCCGGTGTGTTCGCCCTACCGAGCCACGCTGATGACCGGCCGTTACCCGGTCAACAACGGGGTCTTCCTCAACGACGTATGCCTCAGCCGAGACGCGGTTTCGCTCGCACAGGCCTTCGCCGGTGCCGGATACAAGACCGCCTACATCGGCAAGTGGCACCTCGACGGGCATGGGCGATCGAGCTTCATTCCTCCCGAGCGGCGACAGGGCTTCGAGTTCTGGCGGGCGTGCGAGTGCACTCACAACTATAACCACTCGCTGTTCTACGGGGACACCGACGAGAAGCAGTTCTGGAAAGGCTACGATGCTGACGCACAAACCGTCGAGGCCCAGGCCTACATCAAGGCTCACAAGAACGAGCCGTTCCTGCTGGTGCTCTCGTGGGGACCACCGCACAATCCGTACGACACCGCTCCTGAGCGATTCCGACGCATGTTCAGGCCCGAGGACATCAAGCTGCGCCCGAATGTCCCGCCCGAGGCACAAGATGCCGCCCGTCGAGATCTGGCGGGATACTACGCTCATTGCGCCGCGCTGGATGAGTGCGTGGGCCGGATTGTCGAGACTCTGCAGGAAAGCGGGATCGCGGACAACACCATTCTGGTGTTCACGTCCGACCACGGCGACATGCTCGGGTCACACGCTCAGATCCGCAAGCAGCGCCCCTGGGATGAATCCATTCTGGTTCCTTTCGTGGTAAGCTGGCCGAAGGTCCTGGGCCGGTCCGGCCGAAAGCTGGCGGCGCCCTTCAACAGCCCGGACATCATGCCGACGCTTCTGGGATTGGCGGGGATCGCGATTCCGGCAACAGTGGACGGTGAGGACCGCTCGGCATGGTTGCTGGGCAAGCAACCCGACATAGACCGTGCTGCTCTGATCAGTTGCGTCGCCCCATTTGGGGAGTGGATTCGTGGAAAAGGCGGGCGCGAATACCGTGGAATCCGCACGATGCGATACACCTATGTATGCTCGCTTAAAGGGCCGTGGTTGCTATACGACAATGAGGAAGACCCGTATCAACAGCGCAACCTCGTCGGGAAGCCCGAACTTGAGTCACTGCAGGCCAAGCTGGAGGGGTGGCTGAGAGCAGAACTCAGTCGATACAAGGACGAGTTCCTTCCAGGGGAGGAATACATAAAGCGGTGGGGTTACAAGACGGATGCGAAGGGTACGGTTCCCTACCAACCTTGA
- the flgA gene encoding flagellar basal body P-ring formation chaperone FlgA — protein sequence MQDAARTIWCGTKRRSDRRGRWLIRCAAACGLAVILPTQARGTTPASQPTTERSHPNQEITARLHDTAIVNDDQVTLGDIAEIHGDLVGLAASCPIILSPKPGYSLSLTIDDVQKALADRGANLAHWTFRGSSRCTVTRPIRRENQTCPSSKRSGDRSAGPKTVPEVPDRTTTETTPGAAAVSPDTLGGAMHRFIRQRLAELGGTPVIQFPKTLSRQLELSKPTYEFRVDSRSNELLGLVPLDVTIIDPDGQEQALQVSAKVSLRKAVLVAGRPINRGAVVAASDITLQEQIFDRVEDVGLARPAAIIGQRARRFINKGDKLLARDFEPLPLVYRNDLVTVLIDRGNLRIKGTARALGSGAFGDVIDVRNEMGERSAGRFSAVVVGAKTVEVTGEDRPTTTAPADRGAM from the coding sequence ATGCAGGATGCAGCAAGGACAATCTGGTGCGGCACAAAGCGACGAAGTGATCGCCGGGGCCGGTGGCTGATTCGATGCGCTGCGGCCTGTGGCCTGGCAGTGATTCTGCCGACCCAGGCACGGGGAACGACTCCCGCGTCGCAGCCGACGACCGAGCGTTCCCACCCCAATCAGGAAATAACCGCCCGGCTGCACGACACGGCCATCGTCAACGACGACCAGGTCACCCTGGGCGACATCGCTGAAATCCACGGAGACCTTGTCGGCCTGGCCGCGTCTTGCCCGATCATCCTTTCCCCGAAGCCGGGTTATTCCCTCTCCCTGACAATTGATGATGTTCAGAAGGCCTTGGCCGACCGCGGCGCGAACCTCGCACACTGGACCTTCCGCGGAAGCAGTCGGTGTACCGTTACCAGGCCGATTCGTCGAGAGAACCAGACGTGTCCGTCGTCTAAGCGGTCCGGCGATCGCTCCGCTGGCCCGAAAACCGTGCCGGAAGTGCCGGACCGAACGACGACCGAGACGACCCCCGGTGCAGCCGCGGTCAGCCCGGACACCTTGGGCGGGGCGATGCATCGGTTCATTCGACAGCGCTTGGCTGAATTGGGCGGCACGCCTGTGATCCAGTTCCCCAAAACACTTTCTCGTCAGTTGGAGTTGTCCAAACCCACATATGAGTTTCGCGTTGACTCCCGAAGCAATGAGCTGCTCGGTCTTGTGCCGCTCGATGTGACCATCATCGATCCGGACGGGCAGGAACAGGCACTGCAGGTCTCCGCGAAGGTCTCACTGCGCAAGGCCGTGCTCGTTGCCGGCCGGCCGATCAACAGAGGCGCCGTGGTTGCAGCCTCCGACATCACCTTGCAGGAGCAGATCTTCGATCGCGTCGAGGATGTCGGTTTGGCCCGCCCGGCCGCGATCATCGGGCAACGAGCCAGACGCTTCATCAACAAGGGGGACAAGCTTCTAGCCAGGGATTTCGAACCGCTGCCCCTTGTCTACCGCAATGATCTTGTCACCGTTCTTATCGACCGCGGAAACCTGCGCATCAAGGGGACCGCCAGAGCGCTGGGCTCCGGCGCATTTGGAGACGTGATTGACGTTCGCAATGAGATGGGTGAGCGATCCGCAGGACGGTTCTCGGCGGTCGTCGTCGGCGCCAAGACGGTTGAAGTCACAGGTGAGGATCGACCGACCACGACCGCGCCGGCGGATAGAGGGGCGATGTAA
- the flgF gene encoding flagellar basal-body rod protein FlgF: protein MVYGIYQSAAGMIVNQYRQAVLANNLANLDTVGFKHDLTIVRERKVETAEDALSGRLSDRILDRMTGGSLVAPTVTSFRQGEIQVTGRETDVAIEGNGFFAVSDGAKTRYTRDGRFSINNEGLLVTAGGRPVLDDRGKTISVPETARGRIRIGEDGTVRSGDEAFARIGLVDFADRSRLCKVGANMFEAVGTRAEAVSPRLRTNSLESSTVDPTKAMVAMIEVSRAYEINANLVSMADTTLSRAVNDIGRIQ, encoded by the coding sequence ATGGTATACGGCATCTATCAATCCGCGGCAGGCATGATCGTGAACCAGTACCGGCAGGCGGTGCTGGCCAACAACCTTGCCAACCTCGACACCGTCGGCTTCAAGCACGACCTGACGATCGTACGCGAACGGAAAGTGGAAACCGCCGAGGATGCCCTGAGCGGTCGGCTGAGTGATCGCATCCTCGACCGGATGACCGGCGGGTCGCTCGTCGCACCGACGGTCACTTCTTTCAGGCAAGGCGAGATCCAGGTTACCGGCAGAGAGACGGATGTGGCCATCGAGGGGAATGGGTTTTTTGCGGTCAGCGACGGCGCCAAGACGCGGTATACGCGAGACGGACGCTTCAGTATCAACAATGAAGGGTTGCTGGTGACGGCCGGCGGCCGGCCGGTGCTCGACGATCGGGGCAAGACGATTTCCGTGCCCGAGACCGCCCGAGGCCGGATCCGAATCGGTGAAGATGGCACCGTTCGTTCCGGCGACGAGGCTTTCGCAAGGATCGGCCTTGTCGACTTCGCAGACCGTTCGCGGCTCTGCAAAGTCGGCGCAAACATGTTCGAGGCCGTCGGAACGCGGGCTGAAGCCGTTTCCCCCAGACTGCGGACAAACTCATTGGAATCGTCCACCGTCGATCCGACCAAAGCCATGGTGGCGATGATCGAGGTGTCTCGAGCATACGAAATCAATGCCAATCTGGTGAGCATGGCCGACACGACGCTGAGCCGCGCCGTGAATGATATCGGGCGGATTCAGTAG
- a CDS encoding flagellar basal body L-ring protein FlgH translates to MSRMTPFVLGVCLLASQAASQSSSLWRVPPADHRLQAETSAQGPAPGGFVAAPLREDVSPATRSIEAVSLIAIPRTQPRKFRPHDLVTIIVKQKKSYESEAKMDTERKWDINGKLSEWFRFHEDHKLGTDSLRFGQPGFKFKFNNKYENDGENGREDKFETRIQATVVDVKPNGNLVLEAHQQETHDDEIIDLTLTGVCRSEDVTPANTILSTQVAEMVLVEKNSGAMRDATQRGWIPRLLDWAKPF, encoded by the coding sequence ATGTCACGAATGACGCCGTTCGTTCTCGGAGTTTGCTTGTTGGCCTCCCAGGCGGCCTCGCAGAGTTCGTCCCTGTGGCGGGTCCCGCCGGCGGATCATCGCCTGCAGGCGGAAACCTCGGCCCAGGGCCCTGCGCCCGGAGGCTTCGTCGCGGCTCCTCTCAGGGAGGACGTCAGCCCGGCTACGCGGTCGATCGAGGCGGTTTCGCTGATTGCCATTCCCCGTACGCAGCCCCGCAAGTTCCGACCTCACGATCTGGTCACCATCATCGTCAAGCAGAAAAAGTCATACGAGTCGGAAGCCAAGATGGACACCGAGAGAAAGTGGGACATCAACGGAAAGCTGAGCGAATGGTTCCGTTTCCACGAGGACCACAAACTCGGCACGGACAGCCTCCGATTCGGTCAGCCCGGCTTCAAGTTCAAATTCAACAACAAGTACGAGAATGACGGCGAGAACGGGCGAGAAGACAAGTTCGAGACCCGGATCCAGGCCACGGTCGTGGACGTGAAGCCCAACGGCAACCTCGTGCTGGAGGCCCATCAACAGGAAACCCACGACGACGAGATCATCGATCTGACGCTGACCGGCGTCTGCCGCAGCGAAGACGTAACCCCGGCGAACACCATTCTCAGCACTCAGGTCGCGGAAATGGTTCTCGTCGAAAAGAACAGCGGCGCAATGCGTGACGCGACTCAAAGAGGTTGGATCCCCCGGCTGCTTGACTGGGCAAAGCCCTTCTGA